A window of Nitrososphaerales archaeon genomic DNA:
AAGATTGAAAAGGATTCTGCCAAGAATATCACACGAGTGATACTAAATTATGCTGGAAGGGTTAGGTATGCCACCTTTAGAGGTGAGCCTCCAAAATGTTTGAATGTGAATGAATCTTACCGCATTACGGTCGATGATGCCAGATTGAAGTTGATCGAATGTATACTCCTCGATAAGTATGGGAATCTTTTGAAGAGGGTATTTCCATAGAGTTCGATTTATTTGATACAGCGATTATCTAACAGAAGTTAGTGCTTGATCCTTATCGTGATTATGTAATCATCTCTATGCAAAAAGGAAGGCATGCACCCATTTTATCTTTATTTATCTCTATCTATCTCTATCTTTTTGATATTTTACCGATAGCAATATATGATCGATAGCTATGTGAATCTTTGAAATGGCATTAAGTTATTACGATGTTATCGTAGTGGGAGGGGGGCCTGCCGGAGTATCTGCCGCAAAGAGTGCCGCAAAGCATGGAGTTAAGACTTTACTGATCGAGAAGTACCCCACGATCGCATCGAATAAACCGTGTGGTGAAGCGACGAGTCAGGCTACATTCACTACTGCAGGTGTACCCCCTAAGCCGAATATCGTACTCCGTAAGGTGAATGCGATGGTCTATGCTCCAAATATGAATTTTATAGAGATCAGAGAGCTGGGCTTTTCGATAAATAAGTCGATGTTCATTCAGTATATCGCTGCACAGGCTGCTGAAGCTGGTGCCCATATACGTGTTGGAGAGGAGGTTCAAGGGGTCGTTAGAAAGGACTCCACGATGCTCGTAAAGACGAATCGTGGCGAGTATTCCTCAAAGGTTGTGATTGGAGCCGATGGTTATAATTCTACAGTCGCAAGAAGCCTTGGTATTATAGAAAGGTCGGAGCCTATATTTACGTTGCAGTATGTGATGGTGAATTGTAATCTGGATTATCCAAATTCTGCGAGGTTTTATCTCGGTAATGAAGTTGCACCGGGTGGTTACGCGTGGATCTTTCCTAAGGATGACCATATCGCGGGAGTTGGTATAGGTGTAAGAAGGGGTGTTGCAAAGACGTACTTGGATAGATTTGTAAAGATGCATGAAAAGGAGTTGAAGAATGCACAGATCATCGATTATCGAGGCGCAATTGTGCCGATAGGCGGGATGATCGGGCAGAATGTTGTGGATGGTGCGATAATCGTAGGCGATGCGGCTGGGCACGTTATTCCCTTCACAGGTGCAGGGATTCATTCATCGATCGCTGCAGGGCTCGTAGCTGGTGAAGTGGCAGCAAAGGCTGTAGCTGAAGGCGATACTTCCCAAAAGAGGTTGATGGAGTTCAATATAAAGTATGAAGATCCTTGGGGCATGAGAATAAAGAGGAGCTTGAAGGCTATGAGGGCTGTCGAGAAGCTGAGCGATGATGAATTGAATCTGCTTCAAGAGATCCTCGATGATCAAGATGTACTCGATCTGGCAAATGGTCTGAACCTTGGCCGTGTAGCGCTCAAATTACTGAAGCATCCGATTTTGGCTGTAAAGTTGGCTAAAGCTTTGATGTAGCTCCATAATGATTTGATCTTCTCAACCCCATTAAATCATATAACAACATGTAACAAAGTGTATATATCCAAGTGAATCGTGATATGTATTAGGATGTTCGAATCATTTACATCGCTTGGACTTCAACTGGGTACTATACTACCATTAGCCATCCTCATCATCATAATTCTATCGATCATACTACCGATGTCGATCAAGATCGTCAAAGAATACGAGAGGATCGTGGTATTCAGGATGGGGAGGCTCATGGGTGCAAAAGGCCCTGGTCTTCAATTCGTTATACCATTCATCGATAGGGTAAAGTTTGTAGATCTCAGATTGATCACCATGGACGTCCCTAAGCAGAGGATCATCACTCGAGATAACGTTTCGGTAGATGTCGATGCGGTAGTATACTTTAGAGTAGCCGATCCTATAAGTGCGGTGGTGAAGGTGATGGATTATATTGCAGCCGCAAGTCTACTATCACAGACGACGTTGAGAGATGTGATAGGGCAGGTGGAGTTCGATGATCTACTTTCAAAACGTGATGAATTGAATAAAAGAATTCAGACGATATTGGATGAAGTTACAGAGGCTTGGGGGGTTAAGGTCACGGCGGTAGCCCTTAAGGATGCTGTACTCCCTGAAGAGATGCAGAGGGCCATAGCGAAGCAGGCCGAGGCAGAGAGGGAGAAGAGGAGTAGAATCATAATGGCTGAGGGTGAACGTTTAGCGGCGGAGAAGATGGCTGAAGCGGCCGTCTTCTATGCGCAGAACCCATCGGCGATGAGGTTAAGAGAATTACAGACCTGGACCGAGATTTCACGTGAAAAGAACTTGATAGTCGTTACAGAAGGCGGAGGGACATCACTCGGCACATTGTTGGGAATCGTTCGTGAAATTGCTCAACAGAAGACTAAGTGAAAAAACTCGTATATGCATATTATTACTATACCCATTGCTATTCTTAGCGTTAGTTATAATTCAGCCAGCGTTTAGTATAGAAAAACGTGTTTTATTGGTGGAAGTAAAAGATTTTATATCGCCAGCAGTGGCGGAGCATGTAGAATCTGCAATTCATTACGTTAGCTCTAGACCGAGTTTCACCGCTATCATCATCACATTAGATACGTATGGAGGGGCTGCAGACTCGATGGATAAGATCATCGAGCATATACAGGCCTCACCAGTACCTGTAATCGGATTCGTATACCCTGCTGGTAGGAAGGCTCTATCGGCGGGTGTCTTTATCCTGATGGCTACAGATCTCGCAGCTATGGCGCCATACACGACTATAGGCTCATCACAACCGGTCATGGGCACAACACCGATCAACGATACCAAGATCATCAATGCATATGTAAAGAAGATCGAAGTGCTCGCCCAACTTCACGGTAGAAACATTACTCAGGCCAAGCGCTTCATCACCCACAATGATAATTTATCGCCAGAAGAGGCCCTGAATAGGAATGTCATCGAGTTGGTAGCTGGGACGATCGAAGATCTATTAAATAAGGCGGATGGGATGAAGGTGCGTACGTTGAAGGGTGAGAAGGTTTTAGATACCAAGAATGCACGTGTAGAAGTTTATGATCCGAGTATAAGAGTTCAGATTCTAAAGGTACTATCAGACCCTATAATCTCCAGCATCCTGATAGGTGTTGGATTCCTTGCACTGATCTTGGGGCTTTCATCGCCGGGATGGGGGGCGGAGGTTCTAGGAGTAATCCTTTTACTGTTGGGCCTCGTAGGCCAAGGATTGAATGTGAATCTTACAGCTATCGCATTGATGGCGATCGGTGCAGCATTACTCTTATTCGAGATCTATACCCCAGGGTTTGGGATCATAGGCTTAGGAGGTATAATTACATTAGGTATCGGAATGGCGTTGATGATCACCCAACCAGCCCTTCCATCGCTCATAGCTCCCACGTATGTAGATATCTTCATAAAGACGGTCGCGCTGGTTATATCTGCTTTTGGTATATTCTTCGCATTCATACTCTATAAGATCATAGAAGTGAGGAAGAGAAAGGGTGTGTTCGAACCTTATCCAAAGGGTGAAGGGAGGGCTATCGACGATCTTGGGCCGACTACGATAGGTTACGTTATAGTCGAAGGTGAATATTGGAAGGCGAAGTCAAAGATCCCGATAAAGTCGGGTACAAAGGTAAGAGTGGTAGGTGTGGAAGATAAGGTTTTGGTTGTAGAGCCCGTTCAATAGATATCAACAAATCTTATTTTCTCATTAGACATCTAAAAGCGGGATCATCTTAATCCATCTTAATCGATCTTAATCGATGACAATGGTAAAGTATTTAAATAATTGGCCTTGTTAGTTGACATTATGAAAGTTTCAAAGGATATTACACCGATGTGTGCAAAGTGTGGAGTGTACAAATGTCGCAACCCTGAAATGAACGTCGATTATCCAGCATTTTGTCCACATGAAAATTACGCAGATGTGAGAAGGGAAACGATAAGGGAGGGTTGGATGGGTGGGGATGAGAATAAAATGATCAACCGAGCGTGTGAAGATGTGTTAAGGGATGGCAGAGATAAAGATGGGGATTATAAGTGGTGCCGAATCAAGGAGCTCATCGAATTCAGTAAGAGGATGGGTTATAAGAAGCTCGGCCTGGCCTTCTGCGTAGGCTTAAGGGATGAGGCAAGGATTCTCGTAGATATATTAGAGAAGAATGGGTTCGAAGTAGTTTCGATAGCTTGTATGGCAGGTGCTCCAACTCGCAATGAAGTGGGTTATGAAAGCTATCCTTCTGCCAGTAGTGTCATTTGCAATCCGATCATGCAGGCAGAAGTGCTCAATAGAGAAGGTACAGAGCTTAATATAATGCTGGGGCTCTGTATTGGGCATGATATACTCTTCATCAAATATTCAAAAGCTTACGTAACACCATTGGCTGTAAAGGATAGAATCCTAGCGCACAATCCCTTAGGAGCCCTTTATATGAGCCAAGGTTACTATCGGAAGAAGTTGTATCCGTAGGAGTGATGAAGGGCAGAGTGGTTTATTAATCGTTAAAATCTCTGAAGTGTTACTAAAATACTAAAATACTAATCTTTTTTTATCTTAATCTCTTCACTCAATCTTTTACATAATCGGTATGTACGCTCCGCCCTCGATACAGCATCTTCGGCATCTTTCTTATCTATTACTTCATCTGGCGATAGCAATGCCTCTTCACCTCCATAAAAGCTCAACTCTCTCTTCTTAGCCAAGACTTTTGATGAGTAACATAGAAAATCCAACTCAACCTTAAACCATTCTGGGAACCTTTCTTTAACCTCAAGAAGAATATCGGAAACATCGTGAACTTTCGGATACTCAATCCCTACAATCTTTAAAGTTGCTTTCAATGATAACTCTACACATTCTTGGCTCAATCTCACAGCGTACGGATAATTCCCTTCTAAGAGCGCATCCTTTGCATCATTCAATCGGGCTTCCGCCTGACGAAGGTATGAGTTAGCAATTTTAAATAACTTCAACCACTTCTCCCAATTTATAATCAGGCTTTAAATCCCAATACCAACGATCTCTATTGATAAATAATCTTTTTGCACCGACCTTTAAGAGCTTTGCGTGTAAATTTAGTAATAGACCTTCTAAGAATCGATCTTTATCGTAAAGTATTACAGAATCCTCCACCATATCTAAAAATAATAATGGCAACCTTTCAGCCTCATCCTTTCTTAGGGGATAAAAGCTCAAACTCGTATAAATGTTACGATCTCTAAGCCACTTTAATTCATCCCTCATTAAATATTCAACTTTACATAACTCTTCTATTCTCAACGCTAAGCTACCACGGAATGAATCAGATATTAAGAGAATATCTACATCACTAATATTGGATGCTGTACCTCGAGCTACAGAACCATATACAGCAAAGGATTCTAAATCTATAACATTAAGGACTTCACGTAGACAATCCAATATAAGTTTTAAATGACTCTCTAAGATGATTTTATCGAAATTCTTGACAGATCCTGAGGCTAAAAAGATCATATTGTTAGGATCTAAAAGTCTATAGAGCCTAGGCTTTTTACGACTGAAAATTAATAAAAATCTCTTAGAATGGAGTTTACTAAAGGCTACGGATAACTTATTATCATCCCATGATAAAAACTCTTTAGCCTCATTAAATGTGAATAGATTGAGCTTAAACTTTAAGTAAAGCTTTGAATAACACTCACCGAGCCAGGATGGAATCCACACGATAGATTGTTAATCTTAACTATTTATTAACCTTTTTGAGCCGGTTGGAAACAAGTTATTACCTCTTACATGGCTACAGAAGCTTCGATAAATGTAGTTATTGATTTAAGGCAACCATTTGGTTGAGAAGCAATGAAATATTTTAAGCTTCGAATATTTCAAACCTCTATCTTCCTCTCAGATTTAGAAAGATTCCCCGAACGTTATGAAAGCGCTTCCTATGGCATACAGGATGAACTTCCTAAGAGTTTAACATTTCCTATACGATAAACTGCTTAGCGTAGCATATTAACAGACCTTTTACTTCCAAAGGTCTCTTATTCCTCTTGAGTACACCATTCTTCTACTATCTATCAGGGCTTGTAGAGCTAATATAAGGGAAGGTTAGACGGTCTATGATCTATTGTTCATTGTCTATTGAATGGGTGTAATTATTAAGGAATCAAAGACTTCATTGTGACACCATTAGGCCTTCTATACAGTAAAACTTATTTATTATAACGATGTTATTTTTTATCGAAATGGTGTTATTGCCCGCAGAAGTGGAGACACGTATAATGCTTCCAATACTAAGAGCTACTGTAGCAAAGCGATTGATGACCGAGCAACGTATGACCCAGCAACAGGTAGCGAAGATACTCGGATTGACACAGGCAGCAATAAGTAACTATATACGAAATGTGAGGGGGTTGACCTTTGGATTGGAAGATTCTGAAGGTATCAAGGTTGCAACATCATACATCGTAGAAAAACTTTTAGAAGGTACAGATCGGCGCACCATCATATATGCCTTCAACGATGCGGTTCGCTATATCAAGCGTAATAAGATCCTTTGCCACCTTCATAAAAGGCTCGAACCGGAAGTCGATGTAGATAATTGTAGGATATGTTGTGAATTGATGTAGATGATAAAAAGCAGATAAATAGATCGTAGGCGTGTTGGTTACCAATAATTACCAATAACCATGATAGTAGATTAGAATGTGTAGGTGAGTAGGTAAGTATGTGAAATGGCAAGATGCCATGGATCTTAAGAAGTATTCCCCAAATGTATCTCGACCGAAGATAGGTTTAAACCTCTACTTTCTCGCTCGTCTTTCGGCTAACGCTTCTTCCTCTTCCAATTCTTTAGGAAGGTGGACGACTCCTGCATAATAATGGATGGCAATCCCTATACCCCATCCCAATAAGGGATAGAAGAACCAAATTGTTTCAGGTGTATACATTAGATTGATGGTGATGAGCATGATGTTAACAATTATATAAACCATGAGATGAACAGTAAACGCCCTTCTCGCCTTCTCCATTCTTATCTCTCTTAAGGCCTTCAATCCTTCAGTGAAACTTCATTACTGGGCATGTTTCGAGTAACTCCTTACACTATGATTGTTAACAAATTAATAAATAAATTTTCCTTTATGAGTAGTGTGTTTTGTTCCATATATTATCTTCAATATCTTCATTATCTCCATTCACCAATCGATGTGCCAATTGATACCCTCAGATGAGTAGAGACTTACTTAAGGATCTTCTTGAGACTTTCGGTCAGGGCTGGAACCACTTTATAAAGGTCTCCTACGATCCCGTAATCCGATTCAGCGAACATAGGTGCTTCAGGATCCTTGTTTATAGACACGATGAGCCTTGCACCTCTCACACCAGCTACGTGCTGTAT
This region includes:
- a CDS encoding helix-turn-helix domain-containing protein — protein: MPAEVETRIMLPILRATVAKRLMTEQRMTQQQVAKILGLTQAAISNYIRNVRGLTFGLEDSEGIKVATSYIVEKLLEGTDRRTIIYAFNDAVRYIKRNKILCHLHKRLEPEVDVDNCRICCELM
- a CDS encoding NAD(P)/FAD-dependent oxidoreductase, with protein sequence MALSYYDVIVVGGGPAGVSAAKSAAKHGVKTLLIEKYPTIASNKPCGEATSQATFTTAGVPPKPNIVLRKVNAMVYAPNMNFIEIRELGFSINKSMFIQYIAAQAAEAGAHIRVGEEVQGVVRKDSTMLVKTNRGEYSSKVVIGADGYNSTVARSLGIIERSEPIFTLQYVMVNCNLDYPNSARFYLGNEVAPGGYAWIFPKDDHIAGVGIGVRRGVAKTYLDRFVKMHEKELKNAQIIDYRGAIVPIGGMIGQNVVDGAIIVGDAAGHVIPFTGAGIHSSIAAGLVAGEVAAKAVAEGDTSQKRLMEFNIKYEDPWGMRIKRSLKAMRAVEKLSDDELNLLQEILDDQDVLDLANGLNLGRVALKLLKHPILAVKLAKALM
- a CDS encoding slipin family protein; this encodes MFESFTSLGLQLGTILPLAILIIIILSIILPMSIKIVKEYERIVVFRMGRLMGAKGPGLQFVIPFIDRVKFVDLRLITMDVPKQRIITRDNVSVDVDAVVYFRVADPISAVVKVMDYIAAASLLSQTTLRDVIGQVEFDDLLSKRDELNKRIQTILDEVTEAWGVKVTAVALKDAVLPEEMQRAIAKQAEAEREKRSRIIMAEGERLAAEKMAEAAVFYAQNPSAMRLRELQTWTEISREKNLIVVTEGGGTSLGTLLGIVREIAQQKTK
- a CDS encoding 2TM domain-containing protein; translation: MKALREIRMEKARRAFTVHLMVYIIVNIMLITINLMYTPETIWFFYPLLGWGIGIAIHYYAGVVHLPKELEEEEALAERRARK
- a CDS encoding HEPN domain-containing protein, whose product is MKLFKIANSYLRQAEARLNDAKDALLEGNYPYAVRLSQECVELSLKATLKIVGIEYPKVHDVSDILLEVKERFPEWFKVELDFLCYSSKVLAKKRELSFYGGEEALLSPDEVIDKKDAEDAVSRAERTYRLCKRLSEEIKIKKD
- a CDS encoding nodulation protein NfeD, yielding MEVKDFISPAVAEHVESAIHYVSSRPSFTAIIITLDTYGGAADSMDKIIEHIQASPVPVIGFVYPAGRKALSAGVFILMATDLAAMAPYTTIGSSQPVMGTTPINDTKIINAYVKKIEVLAQLHGRNITQAKRFITHNDNLSPEEALNRNVIELVAGTIEDLLNKADGMKVRTLKGEKVLDTKNARVEVYDPSIRVQILKVLSDPIISSILIGVGFLALILGLSSPGWGAEVLGVILLLLGLVGQGLNVNLTAIALMAIGAALLLFEIYTPGFGIIGLGGIITLGIGMALMITQPALPSLIAPTYVDIFIKTVALVISAFGIFFAFILYKIIEVRKRKGVFEPYPKGEGRAIDDLGPTTIGYVIVEGEYWKAKSKIPIKSGTKVRVVGVEDKVLVVEPVQ
- a CDS encoding nucleotidyltransferase domain-containing protein; the encoded protein is MWIPSWLGECYSKLYLKFKLNLFTFNEAKEFLSWDDNKLSVAFSKLHSKRFLLIFSRKKPRLYRLLDPNNMIFLASGSVKNFDKIILESHLKLILDCLREVLNVIDLESFAVYGSVARGTASNISDVDILLISDSFRGSLALRIEELCKVEYLMRDELKWLRDRNIYTSLSFYPLRKDEAERLPLLFLDMVEDSVILYDKDRFLEGLLLNLHAKLLKVGAKRLFINRDRWYWDLKPDYKLGEVVEVI
- a CDS encoding DUF1847 domain-containing protein, giving the protein MKVSKDITPMCAKCGVYKCRNPEMNVDYPAFCPHENYADVRRETIREGWMGGDENKMINRACEDVLRDGRDKDGDYKWCRIKELIEFSKRMGYKKLGLAFCVGLRDEARILVDILEKNGFEVVSIACMAGAPTRNEVGYESYPSASSVICNPIMQAEVLNREGTELNIMLGLCIGHDILFIKYSKAYVTPLAVKDRILAHNPLGALYMSQGYYRKKLYP